One Burkholderia pyrrocinia DNA segment encodes these proteins:
- a CDS encoding DUF2339 domain-containing protein: MNWAFAGIGFIVGGIAALVGDFSAANGALLGAAVGFCIGHALRQHKLKNNGAAPDAFAMPATPPPTPAPLAERVARLEATVETLTRELDSLRGQLAGAKAGAAAIGSTAQTPSSTAAGTPSAPLSPPAPATPPTPPAQPAVAAAARAGTPAATSAPAPAAAPAPALAPTAPAARPPVPAAANATTNAPAAPARPAPPAPREPGIADRAFSAARDWLLGGNTVVRVGIIVLFFGVAFLLKYAADNSMLPIEFRLAGTALAAAALLAIGWRVRARRAAYGLVLQGGGVGILYLTIFAATKLYALLPVGAAFPLMVAVCALSAFLAVRQNALPLAFMGSAGGFLAPVLLSTGQGNHVALFSYYALLNAGIFAIAWFKAWRPLNLLGFVFTFTIGSAWGVTAYRPALFASTEPFLVLFFLMYVGIALLYAVKRELALRHYVDGTLVFGTPIVATALQASLVKGMPFGLAWSAVALSAFYVAIAAWLARRRDRLALLFEATLALAVIFATLAVPLAFSGPTTSAAWAIEGAAVVWLGVRQKRLLPFGFGLLMQVAAAGAFFTSLLGPADTTALPVLNSPYIAMLLIALAGLFTGWWLHGRDEARAWHAWMPEIGAAAAAWGLLWWVSGGLHEILVYASRHVDLHADRFVVDTTALFAAGTAWLAHIARRRLAWPLAEWPALALTPVLALLALRAFDAHEAPLSGLGAFAWPVSVGAGLALLWRQSRGPASADAAKGTAPGIGQSIAAGVIAPLHTLTFWTLCGLLSLEGFWRLRAFVPEGAWSWSAWAYGFGALLLLVSGPGSRLRWPVAAFPRAYQVWGAAPLAALLWLWSIASVISDGDASPLFWLPLLNPLDIAQFLVFVAFAAWLRRLKRLGIAWHPHVVDYAAIATVFLWFNALMLRTLHHRFHMAYDIDTVLSSFGIQQVFMVGWSLFAFAGMWLTRRDGIARVCALASLPLIVVMWVWTFYTNFTQDGGSWARVPLFNPLDLVLAIVYALAASWFVRARKLGWPFGNYRVELLSAAGATVFLWLNAILLRTLHHWAGVPYEFGAMAESTLVQASVSVYWTVCALATTIWATRRGLRPLWFVGAALLALTVVKLFLFDLSHVTGIERIVSFIGIGVLLLLIGYFSPLPPKAAGQQDDKQ; this comes from the coding sequence TTGAACTGGGCATTCGCCGGAATCGGCTTCATCGTGGGCGGCATCGCCGCATTGGTCGGGGATTTCTCGGCCGCCAACGGCGCGCTGCTCGGCGCCGCCGTCGGGTTCTGCATCGGTCACGCGCTGCGGCAGCACAAACTCAAGAACAACGGCGCCGCGCCCGACGCGTTCGCGATGCCCGCGACGCCGCCACCCACGCCCGCGCCGCTCGCCGAGCGCGTCGCACGCCTCGAAGCGACCGTCGAAACGCTCACGCGCGAACTCGATTCGCTGCGCGGCCAGCTCGCCGGCGCGAAGGCCGGTGCGGCCGCTATCGGCAGTACCGCGCAAACGCCTTCTTCCACTGCGGCCGGCACCCCGTCCGCTCCGCTGTCGCCCCCCGCTCCGGCAACGCCACCGACACCGCCCGCGCAGCCCGCAGTCGCAGCGGCCGCGCGCGCGGGCACGCCGGCAGCCACATCGGCGCCGGCGCCTGCCGCAGCACCCGCACCCGCACTTGCACCCACCGCACCCGCCGCGCGCCCCCCCGTTCCCGCTGCCGCCAACGCGACGACGAACGCACCGGCCGCACCCGCACGCCCTGCCCCGCCCGCGCCGCGCGAACCCGGCATCGCCGATCGTGCATTCAGCGCCGCACGCGACTGGCTGCTCGGCGGCAACACGGTCGTGCGCGTCGGGATCATCGTGCTGTTTTTCGGCGTCGCGTTCCTGCTCAAGTACGCGGCCGACAACAGCATGCTGCCGATCGAATTCCGCCTCGCGGGCACCGCGCTCGCCGCGGCCGCGCTGCTCGCGATCGGCTGGCGCGTACGGGCGCGCCGCGCCGCGTACGGCCTCGTGCTGCAGGGCGGCGGCGTCGGCATCCTGTACCTGACGATCTTCGCCGCGACCAAGCTTTATGCGCTGCTGCCCGTCGGCGCCGCGTTTCCGCTGATGGTCGCGGTCTGCGCGCTGAGCGCGTTCCTCGCGGTGCGGCAGAACGCGCTGCCGCTCGCGTTCATGGGCAGCGCGGGCGGTTTTCTCGCGCCGGTGCTGCTGTCGACCGGCCAGGGCAACCATGTCGCGCTGTTCAGCTACTACGCGCTGCTGAACGCGGGCATCTTCGCGATCGCGTGGTTCAAGGCATGGCGCCCGCTGAACCTGCTCGGCTTCGTGTTCACGTTCACGATCGGCTCGGCGTGGGGCGTGACGGCCTACCGCCCCGCGCTGTTCGCGAGCACCGAGCCGTTCCTGGTCCTGTTCTTCCTGATGTATGTCGGCATCGCGCTGCTGTACGCGGTGAAACGCGAGCTCGCGCTGCGGCACTACGTGGACGGCACGCTCGTGTTCGGCACGCCGATCGTCGCGACCGCGCTGCAGGCGTCGCTCGTGAAGGGCATGCCGTTCGGGCTCGCATGGAGCGCCGTCGCGCTGTCGGCGTTCTACGTCGCGATCGCCGCGTGGCTCGCGCGGCGCCGCGATCGCCTCGCGCTGCTGTTCGAAGCGACGCTCGCGCTCGCGGTGATCTTCGCGACGCTCGCGGTGCCGCTCGCATTCTCGGGCCCGACGACGAGCGCCGCGTGGGCAATCGAAGGCGCGGCCGTCGTGTGGCTCGGGGTGCGCCAGAAGCGCCTGCTGCCGTTCGGCTTCGGTCTGCTGATGCAGGTCGCCGCGGCCGGCGCGTTCTTCACGAGCCTGCTCGGACCGGCCGACACAACCGCGCTGCCCGTGCTCAACAGCCCGTATATCGCGATGCTGCTGATCGCGCTCGCCGGCCTGTTCACCGGCTGGTGGCTGCACGGGCGCGACGAAGCACGCGCGTGGCACGCGTGGATGCCCGAAATCGGCGCCGCGGCCGCGGCGTGGGGGCTGCTGTGGTGGGTGAGCGGCGGGCTGCACGAGATCCTCGTCTACGCGAGCCGTCACGTCGATCTGCATGCCGACCGCTTCGTTGTCGACACAACCGCGCTGTTCGCGGCCGGCACCGCGTGGCTCGCGCACATCGCGCGCCGCCGGCTGGCCTGGCCGCTCGCCGAATGGCCTGCGCTCGCGCTGACGCCGGTGCTGGCGCTGCTCGCGTTGCGTGCGTTCGATGCGCACGAAGCGCCGCTGTCGGGCCTCGGCGCGTTCGCGTGGCCTGTCTCCGTCGGCGCAGGTCTTGCGCTGCTGTGGCGCCAGTCGCGCGGACCGGCAAGCGCCGATGCCGCGAAGGGTACGGCGCCCGGCATCGGGCAATCCATCGCCGCAGGCGTGATCGCGCCGCTGCATACGCTGACGTTCTGGACGCTGTGCGGGCTGCTGTCGCTGGAAGGCTTCTGGCGCCTGCGCGCATTCGTGCCCGAAGGCGCGTGGAGCTGGAGCGCGTGGGCGTACGGTTTCGGTGCGCTGCTCCTGCTCGTATCGGGCCCCGGCTCGCGCCTGCGCTGGCCCGTCGCGGCATTCCCGCGCGCTTACCAGGTCTGGGGCGCGGCACCGCTCGCCGCGCTGCTGTGGCTGTGGAGCATCGCCAGCGTGATCAGCGACGGCGACGCCTCGCCGCTCTTCTGGCTGCCGCTGCTCAATCCGCTCGACATCGCGCAGTTCCTCGTCTTCGTCGCGTTCGCCGCATGGCTGCGACGCCTGAAGAGGCTCGGCATCGCATGGCACCCGCACGTCGTCGACTATGCGGCGATTGCAACCGTGTTCCTGTGGTTCAACGCGCTGATGCTGCGCACGCTGCATCACCGCTTCCACATGGCCTACGACATCGACACCGTGCTGTCGTCGTTCGGCATCCAGCAGGTGTTCATGGTCGGCTGGAGCCTGTTCGCGTTCGCCGGAATGTGGCTGACGCGTCGCGACGGAATCGCCCGCGTGTGTGCACTCGCGTCGCTGCCGCTGATCGTCGTGATGTGGGTGTGGACCTTCTACACGAACTTCACGCAGGACGGCGGAAGCTGGGCGCGCGTGCCGCTCTTCAACCCGCTCGATCTCGTGCTCGCGATCGTCTATGCGCTCGCCGCGTCGTGGTTCGTGCGCGCGCGCAAGCTCGGCTGGCCGTTCGGCAACTATCGCGTCGAACTGCTGAGCGCGGCCGGTGCGACCGTATTCCTGTGGCTGAACGCGATCCTGCTGCGCACGCTGCATCACTGGGCCGGCGTGCCGTACGAGTTCGGCGCGATGGCCGAATCGACGCTCGTGCAGGCTTCGGTGTCCGTGTACTGGACGGTCTGCGCGCTCGCGACGACGATCTGGGCCACGCGCCGCGGGCTGCGCCCGCTGTGGTTCGTCGGCGCCGCGCTGCTTGCGCTCACGGTCGTCAAGCTGTTCCTGTTCGACCTGTCGCACGTGACCGGCATCGAGCGCATCGTGTCGTTCATCGGCATCGGCGTGCTGCTGCTGTTGATCGGCTATTTCTCGCCGCTGCCGCCGAAGGCCGCGGGTCAACAGGACGACAAGCAATGA
- the choW gene encoding choline ABC transporter permease subunit, protein MSEMIPLGTWVDQSVHYLLDHDAKTFDAIGQAIEGLAAFVEHSLQAIPMWLMMAIFIGVGLWRVGWRFALFTTASLLLIFATGFWDQTVITLGLTLSSTIISLVLGIPLGIWAAKSKWVAATVRPILDLMQTMPAFVYLIPAAMLFGLGRVPGILSTVIFAMPPAVRLTSLGIRHVNREIVEAGQAFGCTPWQLLYKVQFPNALPSIMQGVNQTIMMALSMVIIASMVGAGGLGNDVLASIQRLDIGLGFESGLSVVLLAIILDRITESFGRAPGTVKAPLFSGLKQLFRVKTAPAQA, encoded by the coding sequence ATGTCTGAAATGATTCCGCTCGGTACCTGGGTCGACCAGTCCGTCCATTACCTGCTCGACCACGACGCGAAGACATTCGACGCGATCGGCCAGGCGATCGAAGGTCTCGCGGCATTCGTCGAGCACAGCCTGCAGGCGATCCCGATGTGGCTGATGATGGCGATCTTCATCGGCGTCGGGCTGTGGCGGGTGGGCTGGCGTTTCGCGCTGTTCACCACCGCGTCGCTGCTCCTGATCTTCGCGACGGGCTTCTGGGATCAGACGGTCATCACGCTCGGCCTCACGCTGTCGTCGACGATCATCAGCCTCGTGCTCGGCATCCCGCTCGGCATCTGGGCTGCGAAGAGCAAGTGGGTCGCCGCGACCGTGCGTCCGATCCTCGACCTGATGCAGACGATGCCGGCCTTCGTCTACCTGATTCCGGCCGCGATGCTGTTCGGTCTCGGCCGCGTGCCGGGGATCCTGTCGACGGTGATCTTCGCGATGCCGCCTGCCGTGCGCCTGACGAGCCTCGGCATCCGTCACGTGAACCGCGAGATCGTCGAAGCCGGCCAGGCATTCGGCTGCACGCCGTGGCAACTGCTGTACAAGGTGCAGTTCCCGAACGCGCTGCCGTCGATCATGCAGGGCGTGAACCAGACGATCATGATGGCGCTGTCGATGGTGATCATCGCGTCGATGGTCGGCGCGGGCGGTCTCGGCAACGACGTGCTCGCGAGTATCCAGCGCCTCGACATCGGCCTCGGTTTCGAAAGCGGTCTGTCGGTCGTGCTGCTCGCGATCATTCTCGACCGCATCACCGAAAGCTTCGGCCGTGCGCCGGGCACCGTGAAGGCACCGCTGTTCTCGGGCCTCAAGCAGCTCTTTCGTGTGAAGACCGCACCCGCTCAAGCCTGA
- a CDS encoding GlxA family transcriptional regulator produces the protein MTSAVAVAPAACVSPVSSLAHFGFLTLPNFSMIAFSSAVEVLRMANYVGRADHYKWSIYSLDGAPAHASNGIAVRPTQALDYTDLPDVMIVCGGIRIRDVVDEGARDTLAALAERGLPLGGICTGAYALMSSGLLDGYRCTVHWENLSALHSEFPQVGFADELFVVDRDRLTCTGGTAPLDLMLNLVGMRFGQQLAAQVSEQFILERIRSSTDTQPIPVDARVGFSRAELIEVVRLMEANIEEPLSLEELARLVRLSQRHLQRMFKVYLNVSPTHYYLTMRLKRARDLLRTTDASIARVTTVCGFHSPCHFSKAYRAQFGHAPSYERRLPGR, from the coding sequence GTGACGTCTGCCGTCGCTGTCGCGCCCGCCGCCTGCGTTTCACCGGTTTCGTCCCTCGCCCATTTCGGCTTCCTGACGCTGCCGAACTTCTCGATGATCGCGTTCTCGAGCGCCGTCGAAGTGCTTCGGATGGCGAACTACGTTGGGCGCGCCGACCATTACAAGTGGTCGATCTATTCGCTCGACGGCGCGCCGGCGCATGCCAGCAACGGCATCGCGGTGCGGCCCACGCAGGCGCTCGACTACACGGACCTGCCCGACGTGATGATCGTGTGCGGCGGCATTCGCATCCGCGATGTGGTCGACGAGGGCGCGCGCGATACGCTCGCGGCGCTCGCCGAACGCGGGCTGCCGCTCGGCGGCATCTGCACGGGCGCGTACGCGCTGATGTCGAGCGGGCTGCTCGACGGCTATCGCTGCACCGTGCACTGGGAGAACCTGTCCGCGCTGCATTCCGAGTTTCCGCAGGTCGGCTTCGCCGACGAATTGTTCGTCGTCGACCGCGACCGGCTGACCTGCACGGGCGGCACCGCGCCGCTCGACCTGATGCTGAACCTCGTCGGCATGCGGTTCGGCCAGCAGCTTGCCGCGCAGGTGTCGGAGCAGTTCATCCTGGAGCGCATCCGCAGCTCGACCGACACGCAGCCGATTCCTGTCGATGCGCGCGTCGGCTTCTCGCGTGCCGAGCTGATCGAGGTCGTGCGGTTGATGGAGGCGAACATCGAGGAGCCGCTGTCGCTGGAGGAACTCGCGCGGCTCGTGCGGTTGTCGCAGCGGCACCTGCAGCGGATGTTCAAGGTGTACCTGAACGTGTCGCCGACCCACTATTACCTGACGATGCGCCTGAAACGCGCGCGCGACCTGCTGCGCACGACCGATGCGTCGATCGCGCGCGTGACGACGGTCTGCGGTTTTCATTCGCCGTGTCATTTCAGCAAGGCGTACCGCGCGCAGTTCGGCCATGCGCCGAGCTACGAGCGCAGGTTGCCGGGGCGCTGA
- a CDS encoding choline ABC transporter substrate-binding protein, translating to MKRLLIAAVCGIGITAPMSAVYAADPPVCKNVRFADVGWSDIAATTGLASTMLQGLGYSPTKTIASVPITFAGIKSKQIDVFLGYWSPTMDPIIQPFTKAGTIKVLATPNLTGAKYTLAVPDYVYQGGLKSFADIQKFADKLNGKIYGIEPGNDGNLLIKKMIDGNQFGLGKFKMVESSEAGMLVEVNRAIRDKQWIVFLGWEPHPMNVQMKIDYLSGGDDVFGPNYGEAKVLTATPPDYAQRCPNVAKFVSNLQFTTTIENHVMMPIMNKEEPNKAAAEWLKANPQALDKWLAGVTTFDGKPGLPAVKAYLGVH from the coding sequence ATGAAGCGCCTATTGATCGCAGCGGTGTGCGGGATCGGGATAACCGCGCCGATGTCGGCCGTTTATGCGGCCGATCCGCCCGTATGCAAGAACGTGCGCTTCGCGGATGTCGGCTGGTCCGACATCGCGGCGACCACGGGCCTTGCATCGACGATGCTGCAGGGGCTCGGCTACAGCCCGACGAAGACGATCGCATCGGTGCCGATCACGTTCGCCGGGATCAAGAGCAAGCAGATCGACGTGTTCCTCGGCTACTGGTCGCCGACGATGGACCCGATCATCCAGCCGTTCACGAAGGCCGGCACGATCAAGGTGCTCGCGACGCCCAACCTGACCGGTGCGAAATACACGCTCGCGGTGCCCGACTACGTGTACCAGGGCGGCCTGAAGTCGTTCGCGGACATCCAGAAGTTCGCCGACAAGCTGAACGGCAAGATCTACGGGATCGAACCGGGCAACGACGGCAACCTGCTGATCAAGAAGATGATCGACGGCAACCAGTTCGGCCTCGGCAAGTTCAAGATGGTCGAGTCGAGCGAGGCCGGGATGCTGGTCGAGGTGAATCGCGCGATCCGCGACAAGCAGTGGATCGTGTTCCTGGGCTGGGAACCGCATCCGATGAACGTGCAGATGAAGATCGACTACCTGAGCGGCGGCGACGACGTGTTCGGCCCGAACTACGGCGAAGCGAAGGTACTGACGGCAACGCCGCCCGACTACGCGCAGCGCTGCCCGAACGTCGCGAAGTTCGTGTCGAACCTGCAGTTCACGACGACGATCGAGAACCACGTGATGATGCCGATCATGAACAAGGAAGAGCCGAACAAGGCGGCGGCCGAGTGGCTGAAGGCGAACCCGCAGGCGCTCGACAAGTGGCTCGCGGGCGTGACGACGTTCGACGGGAAGCCGGGGCTGCCTGCGGTGAAGGCGTATCTCGGCGTGCATTGA
- a CDS encoding M35 family metallo-endopeptidase, translated as MTNTRHGSKLKVLLTLNGPPICPTMTDAEFRKLVMQLRDEGADLVEERLKRLAEWPQDERRRVWTWFGANDEGIRLSLITGLTATLAVMRSLGPGNFLRAHPDLDRSLGCLPTNKNVGTVAHVCGPDTATHTISIHEEFCTIRDRSRAATSKLSTIIHECTHFKDTFGASDPKYGITRFLPKWGQDNPELAIKNADSISAYVVWLD; from the coding sequence GTGACGAACACCAGGCATGGTTCGAAGCTTAAAGTTTTGCTGACGCTCAACGGCCCACCCATCTGCCCGACCATGACCGACGCAGAATTCAGAAAGCTGGTGATGCAACTTCGCGACGAAGGGGCAGACCTCGTGGAGGAGCGGCTCAAAAGACTGGCAGAGTGGCCGCAGGACGAACGTAGGCGTGTCTGGACGTGGTTCGGCGCGAATGATGAGGGGATTCGTCTTAGCCTTATCACCGGACTGACTGCGACCCTGGCAGTCATGCGGTCACTAGGCCCTGGGAATTTTCTGAGGGCACATCCTGATCTGGATCGATCTCTTGGATGCTTGCCTACCAACAAGAATGTCGGAACTGTTGCGCACGTATGTGGTCCCGACACGGCAACGCACACGATAAGTATCCACGAGGAATTTTGTACGATTCGTGATCGAAGTCGGGCGGCCACCTCGAAGTTGTCAACTATCATCCACGAGTGTACTCATTTCAAGGATACGTTTGGGGCGAGCGATCCAAAATATGGAATCACGCGATTTCTCCCGAAGTGGGGGCAAGATAACCCGGAGCTGGCAATTAAAAATGCGGACAGTATTTCGGCATATGTTGTATGGCTTGATTAG
- a CDS encoding PACE efflux transporter: protein MQGLPRRITQAVLYEAIAISCISPVIAAIFKQDLVYSGALSATMSAIALLWNMIFNALFERWEASRRQPARTFGRRILHATGFEGGLIFMLVPVVAWWLDISWFDAFVVDIGLFAFFFCYAFVFQWAFDRVFDVPAATKGL from the coding sequence GTGCAAGGCCTACCGCGCAGGATCACGCAGGCGGTGCTCTACGAAGCGATCGCCATCTCCTGCATCTCGCCCGTGATCGCGGCGATCTTCAAGCAGGACCTCGTGTATTCGGGTGCGCTGTCGGCGACGATGTCGGCAATCGCGCTGCTGTGGAACATGATCTTCAACGCGCTGTTCGAGCGCTGGGAAGCGTCGCGCCGGCAGCCGGCGCGTACGTTCGGGCGACGGATCCTGCACGCCACCGGATTCGAAGGCGGGCTGATCTTCATGCTCGTGCCCGTCGTGGCGTGGTGGCTCGACATCTCGTGGTTCGACGCGTTCGTCGTCGATATCGGGCTGTTCGCGTTCTTCTTCTGTTACGCGTTCGTGTTCCAGTGGGCGTTCGATCGCGTGTTCGACGTGCCGGCGGCGACGAAGGGGTTGTGA
- a CDS encoding LysR substrate-binding domain-containing protein — protein sequence MFSKIPLTALRVFESSARLGTFKAAADELSVTPAAVSHQIKSLESRLGVLLFERGASGVRPTEEGERLFRTSHDALLALSRGLDAVRPEAADERTLVLTTTPAFAAMWLIPRLGRFRQVDPQLNIKVETGNALADLERDARIDLAIRATSRTFPALHEIALIDEYFGAYAAAGFDANRSDERLDLIETEWDTPLPVSVDWASWCRAAGREAWLERAVFRHYDDEHYALQAVLHGQGVGLLSSVLAAEHVERGALTPIERSVRLAGARFVALCRPGREREPQVRRFLDWLEAEIAQTRAAVARMAPMSTSR from the coding sequence GTGTTCTCGAAAATTCCCCTGACCGCATTGCGTGTATTCGAATCGTCGGCGCGGCTCGGCACGTTCAAGGCCGCCGCGGACGAACTGTCCGTGACGCCGGCCGCCGTGTCGCACCAGATCAAGTCGCTCGAAAGCCGGCTCGGCGTGCTGCTGTTCGAGCGCGGCGCGAGCGGCGTGAGGCCCACGGAGGAGGGCGAGCGCCTGTTTCGAACGAGCCACGATGCGTTGCTTGCGCTGAGTCGCGGGCTCGACGCGGTGCGGCCCGAAGCGGCCGACGAGCGCACGCTCGTGCTGACCACCACGCCCGCGTTTGCCGCGATGTGGCTGATTCCGCGTCTCGGCCGGTTCCGGCAGGTCGATCCGCAATTGAACATCAAGGTGGAAACCGGCAACGCGCTCGCCGATCTCGAACGCGACGCGCGAATCGATCTCGCGATTCGCGCGACGTCGCGCACGTTCCCGGCGCTGCACGAGATTGCGCTGATCGACGAGTATTTCGGCGCGTATGCGGCTGCCGGGTTCGATGCGAATCGTTCGGACGAGCGGCTCGATTTGATCGAGACCGAGTGGGATACGCCGCTGCCGGTGTCGGTCGACTGGGCTTCGTGGTGTCGTGCGGCGGGCCGCGAAGCATGGCTCGAACGCGCGGTGTTCCGGCATTACGACGACGAGCATTACGCGTTGCAGGCGGTGTTGCACGGGCAGGGCGTCGGGCTGCTCAGCTCCGTGCTGGCGGCCGAGCATGTCGAGCGCGGCGCGTTGACGCCGATCGAGCGGTCGGTGCGACTTGCCGGCGCACGCTTCGTCGCGCTGTGTCGACCCGGGCGGGAACGCGAGCCGCAGGTCAGGCGGTTTCTCGACTGGCTCGAAGCGGAGATCGCGCAGACGCGTGCGGCGGTGGCGCGGATGGCGCCGATGAGCACGTCGAGGTGA
- a CDS encoding WD40/YVTN/BNR-like repeat-containing protein, producing the protein MNDRLLVATRKGLFVLHSDKNGGWTLGDPHFVGEPVSMALADPRDGTLYAALNLGHFGVKLHRRRTDAAAWEECSVPVYPPQPADEPPASAHASTGDADDEPPGPPRPPWTLQQIWSLETGGADEPGVLWAGTIPGGLFRSDDYGDSWVLNRPLWDRPERAEWGGGGYDAPGIHSVMVDPRDSRHVTIGISCGGVWQTVDGGATWRVTADGMEADYMPPERRGEPNVQDPHRVVQCAADPDVLWTQHHCAIFRSTDGAEHWRRIEAQPSSFGFAVAVHPNEPDTAWFVPAVKDACRIPVNGQFVVTRTRDGGRSFERLSNGLPAAPAYDLVYRHGLAVDDSGTRLAMASTTGGLWTSGDGGDNWQMVSAHLPPVYCVRFG; encoded by the coding sequence ATGAATGACCGATTGCTTGTCGCAACCCGCAAGGGCCTGTTCGTTCTTCATTCCGACAAAAACGGCGGCTGGACGCTCGGCGACCCGCACTTCGTCGGCGAGCCGGTCAGCATGGCGCTGGCCGACCCGCGCGACGGCACGCTCTATGCCGCGCTCAACCTCGGCCATTTCGGCGTGAAACTGCATCGCAGGCGCACAGACGCAGCCGCATGGGAAGAATGCAGCGTCCCCGTCTATCCGCCGCAGCCTGCCGACGAACCGCCCGCCAGCGCGCATGCAAGCACGGGCGACGCGGACGACGAGCCCCCCGGCCCGCCCCGGCCGCCCTGGACGCTTCAGCAGATCTGGTCGCTCGAAACCGGCGGCGCCGACGAGCCGGGCGTACTGTGGGCCGGCACGATACCCGGCGGGCTGTTCCGCTCCGACGACTACGGCGACTCGTGGGTGCTCAACCGCCCGCTGTGGGATCGCCCGGAACGCGCCGAGTGGGGCGGCGGCGGGTACGACGCGCCGGGTATCCATTCGGTGATGGTCGATCCGCGCGACAGCCGGCACGTGACGATCGGCATCTCGTGCGGCGGCGTCTGGCAGACCGTCGACGGCGGCGCGACCTGGCGCGTGACCGCCGACGGCATGGAAGCCGACTACATGCCGCCCGAGCGGCGCGGCGAGCCCAACGTGCAGGACCCGCACCGCGTCGTGCAGTGCGCGGCCGACCCGGACGTGCTGTGGACGCAGCATCACTGCGCGATCTTCCGCTCGACCGACGGCGCCGAGCACTGGCGGCGGATCGAGGCACAGCCTTCGAGCTTCGGCTTCGCGGTCGCCGTGCATCCGAACGAACCGGACACCGCGTGGTTCGTGCCGGCCGTGAAGGATGCGTGCCGGATTCCGGTGAACGGCCAGTTCGTCGTCACGCGCACGCGCGACGGCGGCCGCAGTTTCGAGCGCTTGTCGAACGGGTTGCCGGCCGCGCCGGCGTACGACCTCGTGTATCGGCACGGGCTCGCGGTGGACGATTCCGGCACGCGCCTCGCGATGGCATCGACGACCGGCGGGTTATGGACGTCCGGCGATGGCGGTGACAACTGGCAGATGGTGTCGGCGCATTTGCCGCCGGTGTACTGCGTCAGGTTCGGGTGA
- a CDS encoding MoaD/ThiS family protein: MAHLFFAASIQRHIETPERDVDARSISEAFEAVFSEQPRLRGYIVDDQGALRKHLAVFIDGRPIRDREHLSDPLGGASRVYVVQALSGG, translated from the coding sequence ATGGCTCATCTCTTCTTCGCCGCTTCGATTCAGCGGCACATCGAAACGCCCGAACGCGACGTCGATGCGCGTTCGATCAGCGAAGCGTTTGAAGCCGTCTTCAGCGAGCAGCCGCGACTGCGCGGCTACATCGTCGACGACCAGGGCGCGCTGCGAAAGCATCTCGCCGTGTTTATCGACGGCCGGCCGATACGCGACCGGGAACATCTGTCGGATCCGCTTGGCGGCGCGAGCCGCGTGTATGTCGTTCAGGCGTTGTCGGGTGGATAA
- a CDS encoding nuclear transport factor 2 family protein → MVTSSDALYTRQVDTYLKTLERGDIAAICALFTPDARIFSPFLGWMAPQPFFEKVASASGQSRITPIDICVSTTGARRATGYFVYDWGLKDGSAVQFECVDVFEFDDDARIERMIIVYDTHPIRSTVGDKYA, encoded by the coding sequence ATGGTCACGTCGTCCGACGCACTATACACGCGGCAGGTCGATACCTATCTGAAAACGCTCGAACGCGGCGACATCGCCGCAATCTGTGCATTGTTCACGCCGGATGCGCGGATATTTTCGCCGTTTCTCGGCTGGATGGCGCCGCAGCCCTTCTTCGAAAAGGTCGCGTCGGCATCCGGACAGAGCCGCATCACGCCGATCGACATCTGCGTCAGCACTACCGGCGCACGTCGGGCCACCGGCTATTTCGTCTACGACTGGGGACTGAAGGACGGCTCCGCGGTGCAATTCGAGTGCGTCGACGTGTTCGAATTCGACGACGATGCGCGCATCGAGCGCATGATCATCGTCTACGACACTCACCCGATCCGCAGCACGGTCGGCGACAAGTACGCGTAG